Proteins encoded in a region of the Mycolicibacterium neoaurum genome:
- a CDS encoding pyridoxal phosphate-dependent aminotransferase, translating to MTVSRLQPYAVTIFAEMSALAANIGAVNLGQGFPDEDGPAEMLKVAQKAIASGVNQYPPGLGIPALRNAIAAQRRRRYGIDYDPDTEVLVTVGATEAIAAALLGLVEPGSDVLVIEPFYDSYSPVIAMAGCHRVTVPLVPAGRGFALDIEALRTAVTPRTRALLLNSPHNPTGMVLSDAELSAVATLATEHDLLVITDEVYETLVFGVEHHPLAGYPGMRERTVTISSAAKMFNATGWKIGWACAAPDLIAGVRAAKQYLTYVGGAPFQPAVAYALDHEDEWVAGLRADLQAKRDRLGESLAELGFEVHDSAGTYFLCADPRPLGYTDSTAFCAELPHRAGVAAIPMSAFTRADPDNPADDWNHLVRFAFCKRDDTMDEAIRRLQVLRAR from the coding sequence ATGACCGTCTCCCGTCTACAGCCCTACGCGGTGACGATCTTCGCGGAGATGTCGGCGTTGGCCGCCAATATCGGCGCGGTGAACCTCGGACAGGGCTTCCCGGACGAGGACGGCCCCGCAGAAATGCTGAAGGTCGCCCAGAAGGCAATCGCCAGCGGCGTCAACCAGTACCCGCCGGGGTTGGGTATTCCGGCATTGCGCAACGCGATCGCCGCACAACGTCGGCGACGGTACGGCATCGACTACGACCCCGATACCGAGGTGCTGGTGACCGTCGGAGCCACGGAGGCGATAGCGGCCGCCCTGCTGGGCCTCGTCGAACCGGGGTCCGACGTGCTGGTCATCGAGCCGTTCTATGACTCCTACTCCCCCGTCATCGCGATGGCAGGATGCCATCGCGTCACCGTCCCGTTGGTGCCGGCCGGCCGTGGTTTCGCCCTCGACATCGAGGCGCTGCGGACCGCGGTCACCCCGCGCACGCGGGCACTACTTCTCAACTCGCCGCACAATCCGACGGGCATGGTCCTCAGCGATGCCGAACTGTCGGCGGTCGCCACGCTGGCGACCGAACACGATCTGCTGGTGATCACCGACGAGGTGTACGAGACCTTGGTCTTCGGCGTTGAGCACCACCCGCTGGCCGGCTACCCGGGTATGCGGGAGCGCACGGTGACGATCTCGAGCGCGGCCAAGATGTTCAACGCCACCGGTTGGAAGATCGGATGGGCATGCGCCGCGCCCGATCTGATCGCCGGAGTGCGTGCGGCGAAGCAGTACTTGACGTATGTGGGCGGCGCCCCCTTCCAACCCGCCGTGGCATATGCACTCGATCACGAGGACGAGTGGGTGGCCGGTTTGCGCGCCGATCTGCAGGCCAAGCGCGACCGCCTCGGCGAATCGTTGGCCGAGTTGGGCTTCGAAGTCCACGACAGCGCCGGTACCTACTTCCTCTGTGCTGACCCACGGCCCCTTGGTTACACCGACAGCACGGCGTTCTGTGCCGAACTGCCCCATCGGGCCGGGGTCGCGGCCATCCCGATGTCGGCATTCACCCGCGCCGATCCGGACAACCCCGCGGATGACTGGAACCATCTGGTGCGCTTCGCCTTCTGCAAGCGAGACGACACCATGGACGAGGCGATTCGCCGGCTTCAAGTGCTGCGGGCACGCTGA
- a CDS encoding NmrA/HSCARG family protein produces MTGHFAVLGATGAQGGAVVRALVEAGATVRGITRRTDSRAALRLAEAGVEVVAADLSDEASVAQAFSGVTGAYALTTPFEDGPEAEINQGRTILAAALSAEVPHLVFSSVADADQHTGIPHFDSKAVVEAELAGSGLSYTIVGPSYFYDNMLGGLDDIKAGVFELPLPADAPLQQLSRRDLGRFVAAVLSDPDPVRGARIDLASDQPSGRQMAAALSETLGRPVELVTRDPAQIASEDMRAMFTFLAAGGYTVDIAALHAQYPQISWQSFTDWIGTDLRPLLG; encoded by the coding sequence ATGACCGGACATTTCGCGGTACTGGGGGCCACCGGCGCGCAGGGTGGCGCGGTGGTCAGGGCGCTAGTGGAGGCCGGGGCGACGGTGCGCGGTATCACCCGCCGCACCGATTCACGTGCGGCCCTGAGACTGGCCGAGGCCGGCGTCGAGGTGGTTGCCGCCGATCTGTCCGATGAGGCGTCCGTCGCGCAGGCCTTCTCCGGCGTGACAGGGGCGTACGCGCTGACCACCCCATTCGAGGACGGGCCCGAGGCCGAGATCAACCAGGGCCGGACCATCCTGGCGGCCGCCCTCTCGGCCGAGGTGCCGCACCTGGTGTTCTCGTCGGTGGCCGACGCCGACCAGCACACCGGCATCCCGCATTTCGACAGCAAGGCCGTCGTCGAGGCCGAGCTGGCCGGGTCCGGGCTGTCCTACACCATCGTCGGGCCGTCGTACTTCTACGACAACATGCTCGGCGGTCTCGACGACATCAAGGCCGGCGTGTTCGAACTACCGCTGCCTGCCGACGCGCCGCTGCAGCAATTGTCCCGGCGCGATCTGGGGCGGTTCGTCGCCGCGGTGCTCAGCGATCCCGATCCGGTGCGCGGCGCCCGCATCGACCTTGCCTCCGATCAGCCATCCGGCCGGCAGATGGCGGCCGCCCTTTCCGAAACCCTGGGCCGTCCAGTCGAATTGGTGACCCGCGATCCGGCGCAGATCGCCTCGGAGGACATGCGGGCCATGTTCACGTTCCTGGCTGCGGGCGGGTACACCGTGGATATTGCCGCGCTGCACGCGCAGTATCCGCAGATCAGCTGGCAGAGCTTCACCGACTGGATCGGCACCGACCTGCGGCCGCTGCTGGGCTGA
- a CDS encoding NCS1 family nucleobase:cation symporter-1, with protein sequence MTETVVPPNSAPPGAAVGAGDIVEAAGHPVGGGVIKPGYDPRLTNEDLAPLGKQSWTSYNIFAFWMSDVHSVGGYVTAGSLFALGLASWQVLVALLVGITIVYFFCNLVAKPSQATGVPYPVICRTVFGVLGANIPAIIRGLIAVAWYGIQTYLASAALDVVLLKLFPGLMPYAVVEDYGFAGLSLLGWCSFLLLWVLQACVFWRGMESIRKFIDFCGPAVYVVMFMLCGYLIYKAGWGAIDLNLGAVTHTGWSAVPVMLGAIALVVSYFSGPMLNFGDFSRYGKSFEAVKRGNFLGLPVNFLVFSVLVVVTASLTLPVFGELLTDPVETVARIDSTFAIVLGALTFTIATIGINIVANFISPAFDFSNVSPQRISWRAGGMIAAVGSVLITPWNLYANPEVIHYTLETLGAFIGPLFGVLIADYYLVRKQKVVVDDLFTMAESGKYWYTKGYNRIAVIATVLGAILAVIPVLLGGSVTGMYTAAQYSWFIGCGVGFAVYYLLGTRDKLVAASLS encoded by the coding sequence ATGACCGAAACCGTTGTCCCACCCAATAGCGCGCCACCGGGAGCCGCCGTCGGCGCCGGTGACATCGTCGAAGCCGCCGGACACCCCGTCGGTGGCGGCGTCATCAAGCCCGGTTATGACCCGCGGCTGACCAATGAGGACCTCGCGCCCCTGGGCAAGCAGTCCTGGACCTCTTACAACATCTTCGCGTTCTGGATGTCGGATGTGCACAGCGTCGGCGGTTATGTCACCGCGGGCAGTCTGTTCGCCCTCGGCCTGGCCAGTTGGCAGGTGTTGGTGGCGCTGCTGGTCGGCATCACCATCGTCTACTTCTTCTGCAATCTGGTGGCCAAACCCAGCCAGGCCACCGGTGTGCCGTATCCGGTGATCTGCCGCACCGTGTTCGGTGTGCTGGGTGCCAACATCCCGGCCATCATCCGTGGCTTGATCGCGGTCGCCTGGTATGGCATACAGACCTACCTCGCATCGGCGGCGCTGGATGTCGTGCTGCTCAAGCTCTTTCCCGGGTTGATGCCCTACGCGGTGGTCGAGGACTATGGCTTTGCCGGGCTCTCGTTGCTGGGCTGGTGCAGCTTCCTGCTGCTCTGGGTGCTGCAGGCCTGCGTGTTCTGGCGCGGCATGGAATCCATCCGCAAGTTCATCGACTTCTGCGGTCCGGCGGTCTATGTGGTGATGTTCATGCTGTGCGGCTACCTGATCTACAAGGCCGGTTGGGGAGCCATCGACCTGAACCTCGGTGCGGTCACCCACACCGGTTGGTCGGCGGTGCCGGTCATGTTGGGCGCCATCGCCCTGGTGGTGTCCTACTTCTCCGGACCGATGCTCAACTTCGGAGATTTCTCCCGTTACGGTAAGTCCTTCGAGGCTGTGAAGCGGGGCAACTTCCTGGGTCTGCCGGTGAACTTCCTGGTGTTCTCGGTACTGGTGGTCGTCACCGCGTCACTGACGTTGCCGGTGTTCGGCGAGCTGCTCACCGATCCGGTGGAGACGGTGGCCCGCATCGACTCCACCTTCGCCATCGTGTTGGGCGCGTTGACGTTCACCATTGCCACCATCGGTATCAACATCGTCGCCAACTTCATCTCACCGGCCTTCGACTTCTCCAACGTGAGCCCACAGCGCATCAGCTGGCGCGCGGGCGGCATGATCGCCGCGGTCGGTTCGGTGTTGATCACCCCGTGGAACCTGTACGCCAACCCGGAGGTCATCCATTACACGCTGGAGACGTTGGGCGCGTTCATCGGTCCGCTGTTCGGTGTCTTGATCGCCGACTATTACCTGGTGCGCAAGCAGAAGGTCGTGGTCGACGATCTGTTCACCATGGCTGAATCCGGCAAGTACTGGTACACCAAGGGCTACAACCGCATCGCGGTGATCGCCACGGTGCTCGGTGCGATCTTGGCGGTGATCCCGGTGCTGCTCGGCGGCAGCGTGACGGGCATGTACACCGCCGCCCAGTACAGCTGGTTCATCGGCTGTGGTGTCGGCTTCGCCGTGTACTACCTGCTGGGCACCCGCGACAAGCTGGTTGCCGCGTCGCTGTCCTGA
- a CDS encoding Zn-dependent alcohol dehydrogenase has translation MKAIVFRDPATPIEYVDVDLAGPKPGEVRVKIAAAGVCHSDLHVKRGEWDATAPLVMGHEGSGVVTELGEGVTTLAVGDHVVLSWVPPCGECRYCRSGHEARCQKVATVVAPLGTLFDGTSRLSRNGETVHHYLGVSSFAEEVIVPASGAVKVREDAPLDVIAVVGCAVATGVGAVLNTAAVEPGASVAVIGCGGVGLNVIQGAKLAGASRIIAIDVRDDKTKMAVQFGATDRINASTGDAEEQLRELIPDGVDYAFDAFGHTGTTEQAIRMLGLGGAAVVVGLPPTGAKASFEPLVLAEADQRILGSNYGSVRPSIDIPALVDRYMDGQLKLDALIWASRPLNEAAAAFEDLESGEALRTLLIP, from the coding sequence GTGAAAGCGATCGTCTTCCGTGATCCCGCCACGCCCATCGAGTACGTGGACGTCGACCTGGCCGGCCCCAAGCCCGGCGAGGTGCGGGTGAAGATCGCCGCCGCCGGGGTGTGCCATTCGGATCTGCACGTCAAACGCGGCGAGTGGGACGCGACGGCTCCGCTGGTCATGGGCCATGAGGGCTCCGGGGTGGTCACCGAACTCGGCGAGGGTGTCACCACACTGGCGGTCGGCGACCATGTGGTGCTCTCCTGGGTACCGCCGTGCGGCGAGTGCCGCTACTGCCGCTCCGGCCACGAGGCCCGCTGCCAGAAGGTCGCCACGGTCGTCGCACCCCTGGGCACGCTGTTCGACGGCACATCGCGGCTATCGCGCAACGGCGAGACGGTGCACCACTATCTCGGGGTGTCCTCGTTCGCCGAGGAGGTCATCGTCCCGGCTTCCGGTGCCGTGAAGGTGCGCGAGGATGCGCCGCTGGACGTCATCGCCGTTGTCGGCTGCGCGGTGGCGACCGGTGTCGGCGCCGTGCTCAACACCGCCGCGGTGGAGCCGGGCGCCTCCGTCGCGGTGATCGGGTGCGGCGGCGTGGGCCTCAACGTCATCCAGGGCGCGAAGTTGGCCGGCGCGAGCCGGATCATCGCCATCGACGTCCGCGACGACAAAACCAAGATGGCCGTGCAGTTCGGCGCCACCGACCGCATCAACGCATCCACCGGCGACGCCGAGGAACAGCTGCGCGAGCTGATCCCCGACGGCGTCGACTACGCCTTCGACGCGTTCGGCCATACCGGCACCACCGAGCAGGCCATCCGGATGCTGGGGCTGGGCGGCGCGGCCGTCGTGGTCGGCCTGCCGCCCACCGGCGCCAAGGCCTCCTTCGAACCGCTGGTGCTCGCCGAAGCCGACCAGCGCATCCTGGGCTCCAACTACGGGTCGGTCCGCCCCTCGATCGACATCCCCGCACTCGTGGATCGCTACATGGACGGTCAGCTCAAGCTCGACGCCCTGATCTGGGCCAGCCGGCCACTGAACGAGGCCGCGGCCGCGTTCGAGGACCTGGAATCCGGCGAAGCGCTACGCACCCTTCTCATTCCCTGA
- a CDS encoding PucR family transcriptional regulator — protein MAYDVRAIAEHFGAELVVGAVDGATPVEDSVALADLVVPSSPGYTTLVVAAPGDWAVALASDAAKAPLAGCVAIIAGGSLEGGLRDALVGGARTAVAVPQLSADVAHARLTALIAADQAAEDRRVTTGTKVLTQVARRGGVVAVVAELAHRIDGWAVLLDAHGEVITTAGAGSLHVRDAGSAAFGRRVRIRHPGLQVHPVGQGADVSAYLVIGARGSTSRSRDLASQVAALLDLLLHTANHPATERLGREVLLSTLLRGGMEAATLLRRWGVHEQSLTAFAVASRSSAIDPERQSIRWLDELGAVHMVSAERGRVLGFIGADRAPELAAMAERLTEAGMPLRMGLGSAATPELLARTAAEARQALEIAVVDSRPVVWYRSLATVSYVLDHLDDSAMTRVAAILDPLRDDGGRHGELTRTLEIYLAEHGAWGSSASRLQVHRQTLAARIRRIEELTGLSMASPDDRTAAWLAIRALKSPATAARG, from the coding sequence GTGGCCTATGACGTGCGGGCGATCGCCGAGCATTTCGGCGCCGAGCTGGTCGTTGGTGCGGTCGACGGGGCGACGCCGGTCGAGGACAGCGTGGCGCTGGCCGATCTGGTGGTGCCCAGTTCGCCCGGGTACACGACGCTGGTGGTGGCCGCCCCCGGCGACTGGGCGGTGGCGCTGGCCTCCGATGCGGCAAAGGCGCCGCTGGCCGGATGCGTGGCGATCATCGCCGGCGGATCCTTGGAGGGCGGACTACGCGATGCCCTCGTCGGTGGGGCGCGAACCGCGGTCGCCGTGCCGCAGCTGTCCGCCGACGTCGCGCACGCGCGGCTGACGGCACTGATCGCCGCCGACCAGGCCGCCGAGGACCGCAGGGTCACCACGGGGACCAAGGTGCTCACGCAGGTGGCGCGGCGCGGCGGTGTGGTCGCGGTGGTGGCCGAGCTGGCACACCGGATCGACGGCTGGGCAGTACTTCTCGACGCCCATGGCGAGGTGATCACCACTGCCGGCGCGGGCAGTCTGCACGTGCGTGACGCGGGTTCGGCCGCGTTCGGGCGCCGGGTGCGGATCCGGCATCCGGGCCTGCAGGTGCATCCGGTGGGCCAGGGTGCCGATGTCAGCGCCTACCTGGTGATCGGGGCACGCGGATCCACCAGCCGCAGCAGGGATCTGGCCTCCCAGGTGGCCGCCCTGCTGGATCTGTTACTGCACACCGCCAATCACCCGGCCACCGAGCGGCTGGGGCGTGAGGTGCTGCTGTCGACACTGTTGCGTGGCGGTATGGAGGCCGCAACACTGTTGCGGCGCTGGGGTGTTCACGAACAGTCGCTGACGGCCTTCGCGGTGGCATCGCGATCGAGCGCGATCGACCCGGAACGCCAGTCCATCCGCTGGCTCGACGAGCTGGGAGCCGTCCACATGGTGTCCGCCGAGCGGGGTCGGGTGCTGGGATTCATCGGTGCGGACCGGGCCCCGGAACTCGCCGCGATGGCAGAACGACTGACCGAGGCCGGTATGCCGCTGCGGATGGGGCTGGGGTCGGCTGCGACGCCGGAGTTGCTCGCCCGCACCGCCGCGGAGGCACGACAGGCGCTCGAGATCGCGGTGGTCGATTCGCGTCCGGTCGTCTGGTACCGCTCCCTGGCCACCGTTTCGTACGTGCTGGATCACCTCGACGACAGCGCGATGACGCGCGTCGCCGCGATACTGGACCCGCTGCGCGACGACGGTGGCAGGCACGGCGAGCTGACCCGCACCCTGGAGATCTACCTGGCCGAGCACGGTGCCTGGGGCTCCTCGGCGAGCCGGCTTCAGGTGCACCGTCAGACGCTGGCGGCGCGGATTCGCCGTATCGAGGAGCTGACCGGGCTGTCGATGGCCAGCCCCGACGACCGGACGGCCGCGTGGCTGGCCATCCGGGCTCTCAAGAGTCCGGCGACCGCCGCCCGAGGGTGA
- a CDS encoding APC family permease, whose protein sequence is MATTNPPVDAGLRHGVMSGPELAAQAIANIAPSAVIAFTAAAIYLSAGTGTILSFVLATVVILSVGYCVVVFARRNASAGSLYTYVSKGLGPFGAYLAGVALLVGCWGIAAGSLGGAISYTSDFLVSLGIPAGGTVATIALAVVLGGLATLFTIRGIRLSARVSLTLELMSVTIIMILLVLALVWAGPAAWDPSQFSFSDVPGQGVAAGMVLGILGFVGFSSADALGREARNPYTAIPRAIMWSALVVGVLYVFAAYTQIAVLQQGLADSANPLQDIATLIGMPTWFNPILLFGVGASFFAVVVAPLNVVGRIVYVMGKEGVVADRFGRTHDGHLTPHRVLLIAGPAAIILDIILLAAGVHPMDIVVWVDTYATYGYMVAYSLVAAACVVYTRRTGLPNRLVWITAVIAILAMAYTFFANVYPVPTFPLNILPYLFLATIAVALGWYYHLVRNRPEVIARIGQTETDTLEGVG, encoded by the coding sequence ATGGCCACCACGAACCCACCCGTCGACGCCGGTCTGCGTCACGGCGTGATGTCCGGTCCTGAGCTGGCAGCACAGGCCATCGCCAACATCGCGCCCAGCGCCGTCATCGCCTTCACCGCCGCGGCCATCTATCTGAGCGCGGGCACCGGCACCATCCTGTCGTTCGTACTCGCGACGGTGGTCATCCTTTCGGTCGGGTACTGCGTGGTGGTATTCGCCCGCCGCAATGCCTCGGCCGGCTCGCTGTACACCTATGTGTCCAAGGGTCTGGGCCCGTTCGGGGCCTACCTGGCCGGTGTCGCGCTTCTGGTCGGCTGCTGGGGCATTGCCGCTGGATCCCTGGGCGGCGCGATCTCCTACACGAGCGACTTCCTGGTCTCCCTGGGCATCCCGGCCGGCGGCACCGTCGCCACGATTGCCCTCGCGGTCGTATTGGGCGGTCTGGCAACGCTTTTCACCATACGCGGAATCCGGCTCTCGGCCCGGGTCTCGTTGACCCTGGAACTGATGTCGGTCACCATCATCATGATCCTGCTGGTACTGGCGCTGGTGTGGGCCGGACCGGCCGCCTGGGATCCGTCACAGTTCTCGTTCAGCGATGTCCCGGGGCAGGGTGTCGCCGCGGGCATGGTGCTCGGCATCCTCGGATTCGTCGGATTCTCGTCCGCCGACGCACTGGGCCGCGAGGCGCGGAACCCCTACACGGCAATACCGCGGGCCATCATGTGGAGCGCACTGGTGGTGGGTGTGCTCTATGTGTTCGCCGCTTACACCCAGATCGCGGTGCTGCAGCAGGGACTGGCCGACAGCGCGAATCCGTTGCAGGACATCGCCACTCTGATCGGCATGCCAACCTGGTTCAATCCGATCCTGCTGTTCGGGGTGGGCGCCTCGTTCTTCGCGGTCGTGGTCGCCCCGCTGAACGTCGTCGGCCGCATCGTCTACGTGATGGGCAAGGAGGGCGTGGTCGCCGACCGCTTCGGTCGCACCCATGACGGCCACCTGACGCCACACCGGGTGCTGCTGATCGCCGGGCCCGCCGCGATAATCCTCGACATCATCCTGCTGGCCGCCGGTGTGCATCCGATGGACATCGTGGTGTGGGTCGACACCTACGCCACCTACGGATACATGGTCGCGTACTCGCTGGTCGCCGCCGCCTGTGTGGTCTACACCCGGCGCACCGGGCTACCGAACCGGCTGGTCTGGATCACCGCGGTGATCGCGATCCTGGCCATGGCATACACCTTCTTCGCCAATGTCTATCCGGTGCCGACGTTCCCGCTGAACATCCTGCCGTATCTGTTCCTGGCCACGATCGCGGTCGCGCTGGGCTGGTACTACCACCTGGTGCGCAACCGGCCCGAGGTGATCGCCCGGATCGGCCAGACCGAGACGGACACGCTGGAGGGCGTCGGCTGA